The genomic segment CCGATCCGCCCGATCCCCGCGGCATACAGGAAGAACCCCCGGATCCCCGGCAGGAACCGGTTGACCACGAGGAGCCACGCTCCGGCGCGCGCGAACCATCCCTCGATCCGCAGAAGCTCCCTGCGGGCCCACTCCGAGCGCAGGAGGAAATAGCCGCGCCCCGCGCGTGCGCCGATGGCGTAGGCCGTCATGGCGCCCGCGACGCTCCCCGCCAGCGCGACGGTCACGACCGCCGCGAGCGGCAGGGCGCCCCGTCCCGCCAGGAAGAAGGCGAACAGCATGGTCGAATCGCCGGGGACGGGCGGGACGACGTATTCGAGCCATGCCAGCAGGGCGACGAGAAGCAGTCCCGGAAGCACGTGCGCGGCGATGGCGCCCTGGATCGCCTCGGTCATCCGCGGCTCAAATCTTCTCCACCAGGTCGCCCAGGAAGGGGATGGCCCAGCGCTCGCCGCGGATCGCCTTGATGACGCAGACGATGGCCACCGCCAGGTAGAGCAGGAAGAGGTTGATCAACGCGAAGGCGAACACCCAGGCGAAGATGCGCGACAGGGTGGCGAGGATGGCGCCGACGAAGATGACTCCGAGGAACACCAGGCAGGCGACGCCGCACAGGATCAGCCCCTGCTTGGCGTGCCAGCGCACGTACTCGCGCCGCGTCGCCATGAAGGGGACGAGCGCCAGGACCCAGAGGTAGGAGAAGATCAGCATGACCTTGTCCTCCTCGTTCAGGTCCTCGGGCGAGACCTGGGCCTCCTCGGCGGCAATCGGGTCGAGACTCATCGGCTGGATTCCCTCGAAGCACGCGGCCAGCGGGTGACGCTGCTTTATAATGGCCGGCCTCTCCCTTGTCAAGGAGCGCCGTGGACACGCTCACCCCGATGCTGCGCCAGTACCGGGCCATCAAGGCCCAGCACCCGGACGCCATCCTCATGTTCCGGCTCGGCGACTTCTACGAGATGTTCTACGACGATGCGCTTCTGGCGTCGCGGGCGCTGTCGTTGACTCTGACCGCCCGCGGTCGCGGCACCTCGAACGAGGCGCCGATGTGCGGCGTGCCGTACCATGCCGCAGACGGTTACGTGGCGCGGCTCATCCAGAAAGGCCATCGCGTCGCCATCTGCGATCAGGTGGAGGACGCGCGCGCCGCCAAGGGGATCGTCAGGCGGGCCGTCACCCGCGTCGTCTCCCCCGGCACGGTCACCGACCCGGCACAGCTCCGGGCGGCCGAGCCCAACTACATCGCCGCCATCCAGGTCTCCCGCGACGCGGCGTCAGGGGCGCGCGGCGGCGCGGCCTTCGGCTGCGCCTTCCTCGATCTCTCGACCGGGGATTTCCGCCTGTCGGAGCACGGCGGTCCGGGGGCCGCCGAGGCCCTGGCCACCCAGGTCGCCCTGTTCCGGCCGCGCGAGATCCTCCACCCGGAAGGGACGGCGCTCGACGGCCTCCTCCCGAAGGACGGTCTCGAGGGGGTCCTGGGACATGAGGTCCCGGGCTGGACGCTGGCTGCCGACACGGCGGCGCGGGCCCTCAACGAGACTCTGGGAGTCGCCACCCTCGCCGGCTTCGGCGTCGAGGAGCGCCACCTGGCGGTCGGCGCCGCCGGGGCGCTGCTCCATTACCTGCAGGAGGCCCACAAGGCCGACCTGAAGCACGTCACCCGCATCACCTGGTGCGAGCCGGCCGACTCCATGGTCCTCGACGAGACGACCCGGCGGACGCTGGAAGTGGCCGAGAACGCGCGCGACGGGGGGCGCGACGGCACGCTCCTGGACGTCCTCGACCGCACCCGGACCGCCATGGGGGGGCGCCTGCTGCGCGACTGGGTCCTGCGCCCGCTTCTCTCCGTCCGGGTGATCGAGGATCGTCTCGACGGAGTCGCGTTCCTGGTCGAGCGCGCCGCCGAGCGCGCCGCCCTGCGGGCGCACCTGTCCCGGGTGCACGATCTGGAGAGGCTCCTGGCGCACTGCTCGATGGGGACCGCCAACGCGCGCGATCTGGTCGCGCTCCGGGATTCGCTCGCGGTCCTGCCGGAGATTGCCGCGGGGGCGATCGCCCTGACCGCTCCGCCCCTGGCGCGGCTGATGCAGGCCCTCGACGTCCTCGACGATCTGCGCCAGCGCCTGGACGAGGCGCTGGCCGACGATCCTCCGGCGACCGTGCGCGAGGGGGGGCTGATCCGCGACGGCTTCTACCGCGAGCTGGACGACCTGCGCGCCATCCGCCGCGACGGCCGGGCCTTTCTAGCCTCGATCGAGACCCGCGAGCGCGAGCGCACCGGGATCGCCTCGCTGAAGGTCCGGTACAACAAGGTCTTCGGCTACTACCTCGAAGTCAGCAACGCGCACAGGAAGGCGGTCCCGACGGACTACGAGCGCAAGCAGACCCTGGTCGGCGCCGAGCGCTACGTCACCCCCGAGCTGAAGGAGTACGAGGCGAAGGTGCTGACCTCTCAGGAGCGGATCGAGGCGCTGGAGTACGAGCTGTTCGTCGCCTTGCGCGGGCAGGTGGTGGCCGCGGCGCCCCGCCTGCGCGCGACCGCCGCGGCCCTGGCGGCCCTCGATGCGCTCGCCGCCTTCGCCGAGGCGGCGGCGCTTCAAGGCTATCAGCGGCCGAAGGTGGACGACTCCCTTCGCCTGCGCATCGTCGAGGGACGCCATCCGGTCGTCGAGCGGCTTCTCGAGAAGGAGCGCTTCGTCCCGAACGACTGCCTCATGGACGCGGACAGCCGGCAGATTCTCATCCTGACCGGCCCCAACATGGGCGGCAAGTCGACCTACCTGCGGCAGGTGGCGCTCATCGTCCTGATGGCGCAGGCCGGGTCGTTCGTCCCGGCGGCCGAAGCCGAGATCGGCATGGTGGACCGCATCTTCAGCCGCGTCGGCGCCTCCGACAACCTGGCGCGCGGCCAGAGCACCTTCCTGGTCGAGATGATCGAGACCGCCAACATCCTCAACAACGCCACGGTGCGGTCGATCATCCTGCTCGACGAAGTCGGGCGCGGGACGTCCACGTTCGACGGGCTGTCGATCGCCTGGTCGGTGGCCGAATACCTGCACGACACGCCGGCCGTCGCGGCGCGCACCCTGTTCGCCACCCACTACCACGAGATGATCGAGCTGGCGATCCTGAAGCCGCGCGTAGCCAATCTGACGATGGCGGTCCGGGAGTGGAACGACACCATCGTGTTCCTGCGGAGGGTCCTGGAGGGGGCGGCCGATCGATCCTACGGGATCCACGTGGCCCGGCTGGCGGGGCTGCCGCGGCAGGTCATCGACAGGGCGCGCGAGGTCCTGGCGAACCTGGAGCGCGAGGAGCTGTCCCGGGACGGCCGGCCGAAGCTGGCCGGCGCCTCCGGCCCGCCCCCGAAGGTAGCGACGCCCACGCCGGCCCAGCTCGGGCTCTTCGCCCCGGAGGACGACCCGGTGCTCGTGGCCCTGCGCGAGGTCGAGCTCGACGGCATGACGCCGCTCGAGGCGCTGAATCTCCTCGCCGATCTGAAGAAGCGCCTGGGATCCTGACGGGCGCGCGCTCCGTCCCGGGCGGCGCCCGGCGCGCCCCGTTCAGATGTCGATCGCGCCGTTCAGCCTCGAGAAGGTCGGGATCGTCATCTCGAGCCCGGCCATGTGGTAGTAGCCGCCCGCCC from the Candidatus Polarisedimenticolia bacterium genome contains:
- a CDS encoding DedA family protein; its protein translation is MTEAIQGAIAAHVLPGLLLVALLAWLEYVVPPVPGDSTMLFAFFLAGRGALPLAAVVTVALAGSVAGAMTAYAIGARAGRGYFLLRSEWARRELLRIEGWFARAGAWLLVVNRFLPGIRGFFLYAAGIGRIGFRKSLLYSTAGNVLWVALLAWGGTSLGSTWEEVRVVFRRYVWGIAGFLAIYAILSVVRARRRRAPLVTPSS
- the mutS gene encoding DNA mismatch repair protein MutS; this translates as MDTLTPMLRQYRAIKAQHPDAILMFRLGDFYEMFYDDALLASRALSLTLTARGRGTSNEAPMCGVPYHAADGYVARLIQKGHRVAICDQVEDARAAKGIVRRAVTRVVSPGTVTDPAQLRAAEPNYIAAIQVSRDAASGARGGAAFGCAFLDLSTGDFRLSEHGGPGAAEALATQVALFRPREILHPEGTALDGLLPKDGLEGVLGHEVPGWTLAADTAARALNETLGVATLAGFGVEERHLAVGAAGALLHYLQEAHKADLKHVTRITWCEPADSMVLDETTRRTLEVAENARDGGRDGTLLDVLDRTRTAMGGRLLRDWVLRPLLSVRVIEDRLDGVAFLVERAAERAALRAHLSRVHDLERLLAHCSMGTANARDLVALRDSLAVLPEIAAGAIALTAPPLARLMQALDVLDDLRQRLDEALADDPPATVREGGLIRDGFYRELDDLRAIRRDGRAFLASIETRERERTGIASLKVRYNKVFGYYLEVSNAHRKAVPTDYERKQTLVGAERYVTPELKEYEAKVLTSQERIEALEYELFVALRGQVVAAAPRLRATAAALAALDALAAFAEAAALQGYQRPKVDDSLRLRIVEGRHPVVERLLEKERFVPNDCLMDADSRQILILTGPNMGGKSTYLRQVALIVLMAQAGSFVPAAEAEIGMVDRIFSRVGASDNLARGQSTFLVEMIETANILNNATVRSIILLDEVGRGTSTFDGLSIAWSVAEYLHDTPAVAARTLFATHYHEMIELAILKPRVANLTMAVREWNDTIVFLRRVLEGAADRSYGIHVARLAGLPRQVIDRAREVLANLEREELSRDGRPKLAGASGPPPKVATPTPAQLGLFAPEDDPVLVALREVELDGMTPLEALNLLADLKKRLGS